CCGAAGTTGCCAGCCAAACCTAGAGCAAGGCCAAGGTCTTTATTGTCATAAGTTAAAGAAGTAGAGATAGAATCGCCGAAACCATCACGTTTGCCTTCTTGGCCTTTAGAAGCATAATCGGTGGTAGAATCTTCGCCTTGTTGAGCCATGATGTTGAATTGAACACCGCCAAGCAATTTCTTGTCAGTTTCAAAACCGATTGCATTTTTAAGACGATCTTCACCATACATCATGTTAGTGATATCTAGGTGGTTGTGATCGTTAAAAATATCTTGTGCATTACCTGCAGCAGTTTTGAAGTAAGAATCATAATAACCAGCTTTTAAAGTACCGATACCAGCCCATTTAAGACCTAGGAAGCGGTTACGTGCTTTCCAGTCTGTGCCTTTAGAATCTTTGTTATCACCAACAGAAGTACCAGTATCTGTAGACACTTCCCATTCTGCTTGGTAAACAGCAGCAAGTTTCTCAGTGAGTTTCTCTTCACCTTTAACACCAAGACGTGAAGCATTTGAGTTTACTTCAGTAGTATCAGCATCTTTTAAAAAACCGTTATTTTCAACTTGGTCTAAAGAAACGTTTAGTTTACCGTACACAGTTGGTGCCGCTTGTGCTGCACTCATACCCACTGTTGCAACTGCAGCTGCTAGAAGCAATTTTTTCATTGAGATTTCTCCAAAACACTTTTTAAAATGGCATTTGCCTTGCTCATGCTTTTTATAGTGTGCTTTTGTACAAAACGTTACATAAGCTCACCAACTTGCTATGCAGTATCTGTAAACTTTGTGACAGAGACGTGAAAAAAGTATGACAGTTTGATGACACGTAATAAATTGTAATAAGAATGAGTGGAGCGTCTTAAGTTTTTGAATTTATTGTTAATAAAAAAAAGGGAGCCCAAGCTCCCTTTTTAGAATTGATTATTATAGAGCAGCCTTAATTTTTT
This portion of the Acinetobacter sp. GSS19 genome encodes:
- a CDS encoding porin — translated: MKKLLLAAAVATVGMSAAQAAPTVYGKLNVSLDQVENNGFLKDADTTEVNSNASRLGVKGEEKLTEKLAAVYQAEWEVSTDTGTSVGDNKDSKGTDWKARNRFLGLKWAGIGTLKAGYYDSYFKTAAGNAQDIFNDHNHLDITNMMYGEDRLKNAIGFETDKKLLGGVQFNIMAQQGEDSTTDYASKGQEGKRDGFGDSISTSLTYDNKDLGLALGLAGNFGVEGKYAGAKIAGFSEKYYSDAVRVTGSYDFGKIGANGLVLGALFQQAEPTDEVTGAEGLKEQSWLVAATYKVPNTAWALKAQYQSAETSADSLADDVTIDQYGLGVDYNLNKQTRFYGVVAQQKLDGVAIDPLTEDDKKTVFGIGMEYSF